From Vitis vinifera cultivar Pinot Noir 40024 chromosome 3, ASM3070453v1, the proteins below share one genomic window:
- the LOC100245191 gene encoding 3-hydroxy-3-methylglutaryl-coenzyme A reductase, giving the protein MRKEQRRAVSGDGGLTNNCNTCRHRYIYQLPSIRFFTQLIIHTPFISRSSLFLSVRFSPLVNPSAVMDVRRRPVGSVEAKPNGKPLVEVDVDVHDPIKASDALPLPLYLANAVFFGVFFSVVYFLLTRWREKIRTSTPLHVVTLSEIAAIVTFMGSCIFLLGFFGIDFVQGFIARPGHDNEWDAEDDIIVKEDARAVPCGAAIDCAPPVVAVASPKPKVPVSPPSSEEDEEIIKSVVAGAIPSYSLESRLGDCRRAAAIRREALQRMTGTSLEGLPLEGLDYESILGQCCEMPVGYIQIPVGIAGPLLLDGREYSIPMATTEGCLVASTNRGCKAIYASGGATSVLLRDAMTRAPVVRFGTAKRAAELMLFLENPLNFETLALVFNRSSRFGKLQSIKCAIAGKNLYIRFSSSTGDAMGMNMISKGVQNVLDFLQNDFPDMDVIGISGNYCSDKKPTAVNWIEGRGKSVVCEAIIKEEVVKKVLKTNVAALVELNMLKNLTGSAMAGALGGFNAHASNIVSAVYIATGQDPAQNVESSHCITMMEAVNDGKDLHVSVTMPSIEVGTVGGGTQLASQSACLNLLGVKGANKESPGTNARLLATIVAGSVLAGELSLMSAIAAGQLVRSHMKYNRSNKDVSKA; this is encoded by the exons ATGAGGAAGGAGCAGAGAAGGGCAGTGTCTGGGGATGGGGGTTTGACTAACAACTGTAACACGTGCCGGCATCGCTATATATACCAGCTCCCCTCAATTCGCTTCTTCACCCAACTCATAATCCACACACCCTTCATTTCTAgatcttctctttttctttctgtgCGATTTTCGCCGCTGGTGAATCCATCTGCAGTCATGGATGTCCGACGGCGACCAGTTGGGTCTGTCGAGGCCAAGCCTAATGGGAAACCCCTTGTGGAGGTTGATGTTGATGTGCATGATCCCATCAAGGCTTCTGATGCACTGCCTCTCCCGCTCTATCTCGCCAACGCGGTCTTCTTTGGGGTTTTCTTCTCCGTCGTCTATTTCCTCCTGACGCGGTGGCGGGAGAAGATCCGTACGTCGACCCCTCTCCACGTCGTCACCTTGTCGGAGATTGCTGCCATCGTTACCTTTATGGGTTCGTGTATTTTTCTTCTGGGGTTCTTTGGGATCGACTTCGTTCAGGGGTTTATCGCCCGCCCTGGTCACGATAATGAGTGGGATGCAGAGGATGATATTATCGTCAAGGAGGACGCTCGCGCCGTCCCCTGCGGCGCCGCGATAGACTGCGCTCCTCCGGTTGTGGCTGTGGCTTCTCCCAAGCCTAAGGTGCCCGTTTCCCCTCCGTCGTCTGAGGAAGACGAGGAAATCATCAAGTCGGTGGTGGCCGGTGCCATTCCTTCGTACTCGCTGGAGTCCAGGCTCGGGGACTGCAGGCGCGCCGCGGCGATCCGCCGCGAGGCGTTGCAGAGGATGACCGGAACGTCGCTGGAGGGGCTGCCGCTGGAGGGTCTCGATTACGAGTCGATTTTGGGGCAGTGCTGTGAGATGCCGGTGGGGTATATTCAAATTCCGGTGGGGATCGCGGGGCCGCTGTTGTTGGATGGAAGAGAGTACTCCATTCCAATGGCGACCACCGAAGGGTGCTTGGTGGCGAGCACCAACAGGGGTTGCAAAGCCATCTACGCCTCTGGTGGCGCCACAAGCGTGTTGTTGAGAGATGCCATGACCAGAGCTCCGGTTGTCAGGTTCGGCACCGCCAAGAGGGCTGCTGAATTGATGTTGTTCCTGGAGAATCCCCTCAACTTCGAGACCTTGGCCCTGGTCTTCAACAG GTCCAGCAGATTCGGGAAGCTCCAGAGCATCAAATGCGCAATTGCAGGGAAGAACCTGTACATCAGATTCTCAAGCAGCACTGGAGATGCAATGGGGATGAACATGATCTCCAAAGGCGTCCAGAATGTTTTGGATTTCCTTCAGAATGATTTCCCCGACATGGATGTCATCGGCATCTCTG GAAATTACTGCTCGGACAAGAAGCCAACTGCAGTGAACTGGATTGAAGGACGTGGGAAATCCGTGGTCTGCGAGGCCATCATCAAGGAGGAGGTGGTGAAGAAGGTGTTGAAGACCAATGTGGCTGCTTTGGTGGAGCTTAACATGCTCAAGAACCTCACTGGTTCTGCCATGGCTGGAGCCCTTGGCGGATTCAACGCCCACGCCAGCAACATTGTCTCTGCAGTCTACATAGCCACAGGCCAAGACCCCGCCCAGAATGTGGAGAGCTCTCACTGTATCACCATGATGGAGGCTGTCAACGATGGAAAAGACCTCCACGTCTCAGTCACCATGCCCTCTATCGAG GTTGGCACAGTTGGAGGTGGCACCCAACTTGCATCTCAGTCAGCTTGTCTGAACCTGCTTGGGGTGAAGGGTGCAAACAAAGAATCGCCGGGAACAAACGCAAGGCTGCTGGCCACCATTGTCGCAGGTTCGGTTCTTGCAGGGGAGCTCTCCCTCATGTCTGCAATTGCAGCTGGACAGCTTGTTAGGAGCCACATGAAATATAACAGGTCCAACAAGGATGTTTCCAAGGCTTGA
- the LOC100245113 gene encoding AT-hook motif nuclear-localized protein 25: MAGMEQGAGSRYIHQLFRPELQLERTPQQPHQPPQLNDSGDSPENEDRTDPDGSPGAATTSSRRPRGRPPGSKNKAKPPIIITRDSPNALRSHVLEISAGADIVESVSNYARRRGRGVCILSGGGAVTDVTLRQPAAPSGSVVTLHGRFEILSLTGTALPPPAPPGAGGLTIYLGGGQGQVVGGRVVGPLVASGPVLLMAASFANAVYDRLPLEEEEESPVQVQPTASQSSGVTGGGGQLGDGGNGSTTTAGGGAGAGVPFYNLGPNMGNYPFPGDVFGWNGGATRPPF; the protein is encoded by the coding sequence ATGGCTGGCATGGAACAAGGCGCAGGTTCTCGCTACATCCACCAGCTCTTCAGACCTGAATTGCAATTAGAAAGAACACCACAGCAGCCACACCAACCACCCCAACTCAACGATTCCGGAGACTCGCCGGAAAACGAAGATAGAACTGACCCTGATGGAAGTCCAGGTGCAGCGACCACTTCCTCTCGCCGCCCTCGAGGGCGTCCACCAGGCTCCAAAAACAAGGCCAAGCCACCAATTATCATCACTCGCGACAGCCCAAATGCGCTGAGATCACATGTGCTGGAAATCTCAGCGGGCGCGGACATAGTGGAATCGGTGTCAAACTATGCAAGGAGGCGTGGCCGTGGAGTTTGCATCCTCAGCGGCGGCGGAGCTGTGACTGACGTCACCTTGCGCCAGCCAGCTGCCCCATCCGGGAGTGTCGTGACGCTGCACGGGCGGTTTGAGATACTGTCTCTCACGGGAACAGCACTGCCGCCACCTGCGCCACCGGGGGCTGGGGGCTTGACAATATATTTAGGAGGAGGGCAGGGTCAGGTGGTGGGAGGAAGGGTGGTGGGGCCACTGGTGGCTTCTGGTCCGGTTCTATTGATGGCGGCATCGTTTGCAAATGCAGTGTATGACCGATTACcgctggaggaggaggaggaatcGCCAGTGCAGGTGCAGCCAACAGCCTCACAGTCCTCTGGGGTGACAGGCGGTGGGGGGCAATTGGGTGACGGGGGAAACGGCAGCACCACCACTGCTGGCGGAGGTGCGGGTGCAGGTGTTCCTTTTTACAATTTGGGACCGAATATGGGGAATTATCCTTTTCCTGGTGATGTATTTGGCTGGAATGGGGGTGCAACAAGGCCTCCATTTTAG